A genomic window from Fusarium falciforme chromosome 2, complete sequence includes:
- a CDS encoding Rab-GAP TBC domain-containing protein has product MDVDVPKSGHESLPSTAPTERTSTMSRDPGPETPKMAHDSMVTVRLSEPESIVLDSPVATTGLDTNQSTPTKVPASDEVSVCETPEPSLKRTDTIEEVDEEDEGVKTPSTEEAANTGTPRESSPTMPPPILTTRSLREELADDGHVSDDQEEVNWEQLEKTEDEQTKDEETDNSTALLLARLEQENAKLATNPKSVKVQAVDRATAERSAVSKPRPPSMAQLRQMVQGPTPPALRYSMLPPPPMTDLEFYAALVKDYQQTAARLPTLLSNKIRKGIPPPLRGVVWQSMSGARDAALEEQYDRFCGESSPYEIIIGKDLGRSFPGVDMFRDPEGDGQRMLGRVLKCFSLYDTKIGYCQGLAFLVGPLLMHMPDKQAFCVLVRLMERYDLRACFLPDLSGLHVRIYQFKELLRQSLPVLSNHLDDLQVDPAYVSQWFLSFFAVTCPLPMLFRIYDVIFAEGASETLMRVALSLMRKNEARLLACTEMEDVMQLLLSRGLWDCYHYNADEFVQDFVGLTSVVTRENMQQLEQSYRESKAATTNPVRGSEITTAASRFLGRIWATSTTSLSPKSTNLSPGHTAPARPLSMLRRSASKQSLASTLNSMEASSASVTSSTSTDATTVSRDSSNTEDGGIVRESTPVGTKSMIAHKNLDERNLHGQIEDLLTALSELQRNHALLSNQLQREREERQEDRKAVQSLLNGLRRKASRDSSSTESSGPRVTVSSADNKEQIPEDETDETKEPKEPKTPVSEENEQSKQEKTQEDSPSTQDLENLLDMVERRFQTEEEKRRSSMLISKAQLREELSHAKDQLAGAMSQSQEYSRQIHDLNQEMSTIKEQLRESHAHVRTLHQDKQRLEKQMHGLKSRVSASSAHESSRDPEADRSSKASGVGLREFKLGRSKSTPSQSETEPAPTSKFNKRISSLPRGHEAVPMVTTTAPGPSPSEHEALLVELVQAKTAEAVAKQEAEEARQKLEALRRSHGLGRVESSHGSSASQSGSGGVFGLLTGHGMGHGVASANEPPAAKPAPANSGSPAASGGGFWGWRR; this is encoded by the exons ATGGACGTCGACGTCCCAAAGAGCGGACATGAGTCTCTCCCTTCAACCGCCCCTACCGAACGAACTTCCACGATGTCCCGAGACCCAGGACCTGAGACCCCCAAGATGGCTCACGATTCTATGGTTACGGTTCGCCTCTCAGAGCCCGAGTCCATCGTACTAGATTCCCCTGTCGCCACCACAGGCCTTGATACAAATCAATCGACGCCGACCAAGGTTCCAGCCTCCGACGAAGTCTCCGTCTGCGAAACCCCCGAACCCAGCCTGAAGCGGACCGACACGATCGAAGAAGTCGACGAAGAAGACGAAGGTGTCAAGACTCCGAGTACGGAAGAGGCAGCAAACACGGGAACCCCTCGTGAATCCTCACCGACCATGCCACCACCCATCCTTACGACCCGATCCCTGCGGGAGGAGCTTGCTGACGATGGTCACGTTTCGGATGATCAGGAAGAAGTGAACTGGGAGCAACTGGAGAAGACAGAAGATGAGCAGACCAAAGATGAAGAGACGGATAAC TCGACGGCACTGTTGTTGGCCCGGCTTGAACAGGAGAATGCAAAGCTGGCTACGAACCCAAAGAGCGTCAAAGTCCAAGCCGTAGACCGCGCCACTGCGGAGCGCAGTGCGGTCAGCAAACCTCGTCCGCCCTCCATGGCTCAGCTTCGACAGATGGTGCAGGGACCGACGCCCCCTGCTTTGCGGTACTCGATGCTCCCTCCGCCTCCCATGACAGACCTCGAGTTCTACGCCGCCCTGGTCAAGGATTATCAGCAGACGGCCGCCCGGCTACCGACGCTCCTCTCAAATAAGATCCGCAAGGGCATCCCGCCGCCACTGCGTGGGGTGGTATGGCAGAGCATGTCCGGGGCTCGGGACGCCGCGTTGGAGGAACAATATGACCGCTTCTGCGGTGAATCTAGTCCTTATGAGATTATCATTGGCAAGGACCTGGGCCGAAGCTTCCCAGGAGTAGACATGTTCCGCGACCCCGAGGGTGACGGCCAGCGTATGCTTGGCCGCGTCCTCAAGTGCTTCAGCCTCTACGACACCAAGATCGGCTATTGCCAGGGGCTCGCCTTTCTGGTCGGCCCATTGCTGATGCACATGCCCGACAAGCAGGCCTTTTGTGTTCTCGTCCG CCTCATGGAGCGATATGACCTGAGGGCATGCTTCCTCCCTGATCTCTCTGGCCTCCACGTCCGCATCTACCAGTTCAAGGAGTTGCTGAGGCAGAGCCTGCCGGTGCTGTCGAATCACCTCGACGACCTCCAGGTGGACCCTGCCTATGTCTCTCAATGGTTTCTGAGCTTCTTCGCCGTGACCTGCCCCTTGCCGATGCTGTTCCGCATCTACGATGTTATCTTTGCCGAGGGCGCTTCAGAGACATTGATGAGAGTCGCGCTATCCCTAATGCGGAAGAATGAGGCGCGACTATTGGCTTGCActgagatggaggatgtgATGCAGCTTCTTCTGTCCCGTGGCCTTTGGGATTGCTACCACTACAATGCCGATGAGTTTGTCCAGGACTTTGTCGGTTTGACAAGCGTTGTGACAAGGGAAAACATGCAGCAGCTGGAGCAGAGCTACCGGGAATCCAAGGCGGCCACCACCAACCCTGTTCGGGGATCCGAGATAACCACTGCGGCTAGCCGGTTCCTGGGTCGTATCTGGGCAACCTCCACAACCAGCCTGTCACCCAAGTCGACCAACCTGAGCCCAGGACACACGGCGCCCGCAAGGCCACTAAGCATGCTGCGCCGCAGTGCCTCGAAGCAGAGTCTCGCATCAACACTAAACTCCATGGAGGCCAGCTCAGCAAGCGTCACCAGCTCGACGTCGACAGACGCCACCACCGTCTCGAGGGATTCTTCCAATACCGAGGATGGAGGTATCGTGCGCGAGTCGACTCCAGTCGGAACCAAGTCCATGATCGCTCACAAGAACCTTGACGAGCGTAACCTGCACGGCCAGATTGAGGACTTGTTGACGGCTCTGAGCGAGCTGCAGCGCAACCATGCACTACTGTCGAATCAGCTTCAGCGAGAACGTGAGGAGCGACAGGAGGATCGTAAGGCAGTTCAGTCGCTTCTCAATGGCCTGAGGCGGAAGGCAAGCCGTGACTCGTCGTCAACTGAGTCGAGCGGTCCTCGAGTCACAGTCTCGTCGGCAGACAACAAGGAGCAAATTCCGGAAGACGAGACCGATGAGACGAAGGAGCCCAAGGAACCCAAGACACCAGTATCTGAAGAAAACGAGCAGTCCAAGCAGGAGAAGACCCAAGAAGACTCCCCTTCTACTCAGGACCTGGAGAATCTGCTTGACATGGTGGAGCGTCGGTTCCAgactgaagaggagaagcgacGGTCCTCGATGCTCATATCGAAAGCGCAGCTGCGTGAAGAGTTATCTCATGCCAAGGATCAGCTCGCTGGTGCCATGTCGCAATCGCAAGAGTACAGCCGTCAGATCCATGACCTGAACCAAGAAATGTCAACGATCAAGGAGCAACTCCGTGAGAGCCATGCCCATGTCAGAACTCTCCACCAAGACAAGCAAAGGCTTGAGAAGCAGATGCATGGTTTGAAGTCCCGAGTGTCGGCCAGCTCGGCACATGAGTCGAGTAGGGACCCAGAGGCGGATCGCAGCAGCAAAGCGAGTGGAGTTGGTCTGCGGGAGTTCAAGCTTGGCCGCAGCAAATCGACACCATCGCAGTCCGAAACCGAGCCCGCGCCGACAAGCAAGTTCAACAAGCGAATATCGTCTCTGCCGCGGGGCCATGAAGCTGTGCCAATGGTGACCACGACAGCGCCTGGGCCATCACCAAGTGAGCATGAGGCTTTGCTCGTGGAGCTCGTTCAGGCCAAGACGGCCGAGGCCGTGGCCAAGCaggaggcagaggaggcTCGGCAGAAGCTGGAGGCTCTGCGGAGATCTCACGGACTGGGCCGCGTCGAATCGTCGCACGGCTCCTCGGCATCGCAATCCGGATCCGGAGGCGTGTTCGGCCTACTTACCGGTCACGGGATGGGCCACGGAGTTGCTTCGGCAAACGAGCCCCCGGCAGCCAAGCCGGCACCGGCGAATTCAGGATCGCCAGCAGCATCCGGAGGAGGGTTCTGGGGCTGGCGGAGGTGA